The proteins below are encoded in one region of Nilaparvata lugens isolate BPH chromosome X, ASM1435652v1, whole genome shotgun sequence:
- the LOC111056509 gene encoding uncharacterized protein LOC111056509, producing MFSEICYEINGVEVDGICNPGVTSLIKKAVIFERDEWTKLEGAGYKFSQSHGFTDSAANGADTTIMDVPLRYLLGFAEDYRQISLNVKQELVLRVSPNFHDYVNVAAANVAITKLLWRMPYVEVADDVKLHLLHIVQNDTPIIILFGHWELYTYPTLQQTRKHTWTVKSTSQQEKPQYIVVGLQTARRGMAAANSSHFDKCNMEDVRVFLNSRYYPCESIDGDDNCIYNMYAAFNGVYNHGNARASNPLFGKSAIGNGKIMLFAFDCSHQN from the coding sequence ATGTTTTCAGAGATATGCTATGAAATCAATGGTGTGGAGGTGGATGGTATATGCAATCCTGGAGTTACCAGCCTAATAAAGAAAGCTGTTATATTTGAACGTGATGAATGGACCAAGTTGGAAGGAGCTGGCTACAAGTTTAGCCAATCTCATGGATTCACTGATTCTGCTGCCAATGGAGCTGACACTACAATCATGGATGTGCCTTTGAGATACCTGCTGGGCTTTGCCGAAGACTATAGACAGATTTCACTTAATGTGAAACAAGAGCTGGTGTTGAGGGTCAGCCCCAACTTTCATGACTATGTGAATGTTGCTGCTGCCAATGTAGCAATCACAAAGCTTTTATGGAGAATGCCTTATGTGGAAGTGGCAGATGATGTGAAACTGCATCTGCTACATATTGTGCAGAATGACACACCCATCATTATACTATTTGGACATTGGGAGTTGTATACCTATCCAACTTTACAGCAGACAAGAAAGCATACATGGACTGTCAAGTCAACATCACAGCAAGAAAAGCCACAATACATTGTGGTTGGGCTACAGACTGCAAGACGAGGTATGGCAGCAGCTAACAGTTCTCACTTTGACAAGTGTAATATGGAGGATGTTCGAGTGTTTTTAAACAGCAGATACTACCCATGTGAGAGCattgatggtgatgataatTGTATCTACAACATGTATGCAGCTTTCAATGGAGTCTACAACCATGGTAATGCTCGTGCAAGCAACCCTCTGTTTGGAAAGAGTGCCATTGGTAATGGAAAAATAATGTTGTTTGCTTTTGATTGCTCCCACCAAAATTAG
- the LOC111056510 gene encoding classical arabinogalactan protein 9-like: MCGWSMAELCGTRVTESIPTAYPTATTSHPTATSHPAAANHPTTANHLTATTSHPATANHLTATNHPTAATSHPTAATRHPPPPVTPLTAAIPPSTINPPRLAIIPPAEAKTASIWQ; the protein is encoded by the exons ATGTGTGGATGGTCGATGGCAGAATTATGTGGCACGAGGGTGACAGAATCCATTCCA ACTGCATATCCAACCGCCACCACCAGTCACCCTACCGCCACCAGTCATCCAGCTGCCGCCAATCATCCAACCACTGCCAATCATCTAACCGCCACCACCAGTCATCCAGCCACCGCAAATCATCTAACTGCCACCAATCATCCAACCGCCGCCACCAGTCATCCAACTGCTGCCACCAGACACCCACCACCGCCAGTCACCCCACTGACAGCAGCCATCCCACCATCAACAATCAACCCACCAAGGCTGGCAATCATCCCACCAGCTGAGGCCAAGACAGCTTCAATTTGGCAGTAG